From a single Sediminibacterium sp. KACHI17 genomic region:
- a CDS encoding zinc metallopeptidase yields the protein MNSIMLLSLLFIGISFLVSMRLKSKFTHYSHLPITNGMSGKEVAEQMLRDNGIYDVKVISVEGFLTDHYNPMNKTVNLSPEVYSGTSIASAAVAAHECGHAVQHATAYNWLMLRSRLVPFVQFSSSIVQWVLLAGIVLLNTFPMLLLGGIILFAITTVFSVITLPVEFDASNRALAWLENKRVLVSKEQEGAKDALKWAAMTYVVAALASVATLIQYVLIFLSGSRNDD from the coding sequence ATGAACTCTATCATGTTATTGTCTTTATTATTTATCGGGATCAGTTTCCTGGTTTCGATGCGGTTAAAGTCAAAATTTACCCATTACAGCCATTTACCGATCACCAATGGAATGAGTGGTAAAGAGGTGGCTGAGCAAATGCTCCGCGACAACGGAATATATGATGTAAAAGTTATATCTGTTGAGGGTTTTCTCACCGATCACTATAATCCCATGAATAAAACTGTAAACCTGAGTCCGGAAGTGTATAGTGGAACCAGTATCGCATCAGCAGCAGTGGCAGCCCATGAATGTGGTCATGCTGTTCAACATGCAACCGCTTATAACTGGCTGATGTTGAGAAGCAGGCTGGTACCTTTCGTTCAGTTCAGTAGTTCTATTGTTCAATGGGTGTTGCTGGCAGGAATTGTGCTGTTGAATACATTTCCGATGTTATTATTGGGAGGCATCATTCTATTTGCTATCACCACAGTTTTCTCAGTGATCACATTACCGGTAGAATTTGATGCCAGTAACCGAGCATTGGCTTGGTTGGAAAATAAACGCGTATTGGTGAGTAAGGAACAGGAAGGAGCCAAAGATGCTTTGAAATGGGCCGCAATGACATATGTAGTAGCAGCATTAGCTTCTGTTGCTACATTAATTCAATATGTATTGATCTTTTTGAGTGGGTCAAGAAATGATGATTAA
- a CDS encoding Rne/Rng family ribonuclease: protein MNKELIINAAPTGVEIALLEDKKLVELHNEKTDANFAVGDLYLGKVKKLIPGLNAAFVDVGFEKDAFLHYTDLSPYARSIIKFTQIAMTDKGEQPFDFSRFQSEPEIVKTGKINEVLNGKPHVLVQILKEPIAAKGPRLSCEISLPGRFVVVTPFNEIVAVSKKIHSSDERKRLHKIVEAIRPKNFGVIVRTAAEGKSTAELHQDMLALVETWKTIQHNLKGAVAPVRILSEETKTTSILRDLLSADFNRIVVNDKNLFQVTQSYIQRIAPDKTDIVSFYHNGLPIFDQYGVTKQVKSSFGKTVNLPSGAYLIIEHTEALHVIDVNSGYKSVSNNQEENALETNLEAAEEIARQLRLRDIGGIIVVDFIDMKLPDNKRKVQEAMEQFMKADRAKHSVLPISKFGLLQITRQRMRPEVNINTAESCPACNGTGKITSTLLLEDEIEKKLHYLVTHSHKNLTIVVHPIVHSYLTKGFFSSIIKKWRKKHKVKVKAQANTNYHLTEFKFFDEREEEIKF, encoded by the coding sequence GTGAACAAAGAACTAATTATTAATGCTGCTCCAACAGGTGTAGAAATTGCATTGTTGGAAGATAAAAAACTGGTGGAGCTGCACAACGAAAAAACGGACGCCAATTTTGCAGTGGGTGACCTATACCTGGGCAAAGTCAAGAAATTGATACCCGGACTGAATGCTGCGTTCGTGGATGTGGGTTTTGAAAAAGATGCATTTCTACATTATACGGATCTAAGTCCATATGCTCGTTCTATTATCAAGTTCACGCAAATAGCGATGACAGATAAAGGAGAACAGCCTTTCGATTTTTCCAGATTCCAGTCTGAACCTGAGATCGTAAAAACAGGAAAAATCAATGAAGTACTAAATGGCAAACCTCATGTACTGGTTCAGATATTAAAAGAACCGATTGCAGCGAAAGGCCCGCGACTGAGTTGCGAGATATCACTACCCGGACGATTTGTAGTTGTAACCCCTTTCAATGAAATTGTAGCTGTATCCAAAAAAATTCATTCTTCAGATGAACGCAAGCGTCTGCATAAGATCGTAGAAGCTATCCGTCCAAAAAACTTTGGTGTGATCGTACGTACGGCAGCTGAAGGAAAGAGTACTGCAGAACTGCATCAGGATATGTTGGCACTGGTTGAAACCTGGAAAACCATTCAACACAATTTGAAAGGTGCTGTTGCTCCTGTGAGAATATTGAGTGAAGAAACCAAAACAACCAGTATACTCAGAGATCTGTTGAGTGCAGATTTCAATCGTATCGTGGTAAATGATAAAAATTTATTTCAGGTCACACAATCTTATATCCAACGTATTGCACCTGATAAAACTGATATCGTTTCTTTCTATCATAACGGGCTTCCGATTTTCGATCAATATGGTGTAACGAAACAGGTGAAATCATCTTTCGGAAAAACCGTGAACCTGCCAAGTGGCGCATACCTGATCATTGAGCATACTGAAGCGCTACATGTAATAGATGTAAACAGTGGTTATAAAAGTGTAAGCAATAATCAGGAAGAGAATGCACTCGAGACAAATCTAGAAGCAGCTGAAGAAATTGCCCGACAGCTTCGTTTACGTGATATTGGCGGCATCATCGTTGTCGACTTCATTGATATGAAGTTGCCCGATAATAAAAGAAAGGTACAGGAAGCCATGGAGCAATTCATGAAAGCGGATCGTGCAAAACATTCTGTTCTTCCTATTTCTAAATTCGGATTACTGCAGATCACGCGTCAGCGTATGCGTCCTGAAGTAAATATTAATACTGCGGAAAGCTGTCCGGCATGTAATGGCACCGGAAAGATCACTTCTACATTATTACTGGAGGATGAGATCGAAAAGAAATTACATTATCTCGTAACACATTCACACAAAAATCTCACGATCGTGGTACATCCGATCGTACACTCCTATCTCACGAAAGGATTCTTCTCTTCTATCATTAAAAAGTGGAGAAAGAAACACAAAGTGAAAGTAAAGGCCCAAGCCAATACTAATTATCATCTCACAGAGTTCAAGTTCTTTGATGAACGAGAAGAGGAGATCAAATTTTAA
- a CDS encoding AURKAIP1/COX24 domain-containing protein translates to MPCGKKRKRHKIATHKRKKRLRKNRHKKKNK, encoded by the coding sequence ATGCCTTGTGGTAAGAAGAGAAAGCGTCATAAGATCGCTACACACAAACGTAAAAAGCGTCTGAGAAAGAATCGTCATAAGAAGAAGAATAAATAA
- a CDS encoding tetratricopeptide repeat protein, which yields MKKQQLLLAGGGLVIFILLYFFSPTISPSKHVHKEGEAPHSTVNQSIKFEDLLVKAKERISPEQVARLGALENAVVRGDINEQKIHVYHQLARFWADSARIFEPYAWYTAEAAKLENSEKSLTFAAHLFLDNLMTEGEPAMQNWLASQAKVLFDQALSINPANDSSKIGLGACYLFGNISDNPMQGIMKIREVVEKNPGNVFGQMMLGLGSKKSGQYDKAIERFLNVLKVDPENLDAIFNLAESYDIHNEKANAIKWYEEAKKRVAIPEAKQALEKRIAELKR from the coding sequence GTGAAGAAACAGCAACTTCTGTTAGCGGGTGGTGGTTTGGTAATATTCATTCTGTTGTACTTTTTTAGTCCAACCATCTCCCCCAGTAAACACGTTCATAAAGAAGGCGAAGCGCCTCACAGCACTGTAAATCAATCTATTAAGTTTGAAGACTTGCTTGTTAAAGCGAAAGAACGGATCAGTCCGGAGCAAGTCGCCCGTCTGGGTGCCCTCGAGAATGCTGTTGTCAGGGGCGATATCAATGAGCAAAAGATCCATGTATATCATCAGTTAGCCAGGTTCTGGGCCGATTCGGCGCGGATTTTTGAACCCTATGCCTGGTATACGGCTGAAGCCGCCAAGTTGGAAAATTCTGAAAAAAGCCTCACCTTTGCCGCCCATCTGTTTTTAGACAACCTGATGACAGAGGGGGAGCCTGCCATGCAAAACTGGCTGGCTTCACAAGCGAAAGTTCTTTTTGATCAGGCATTGAGCATCAATCCGGCCAATGATTCGAGTAAGATCGGATTGGGGGCATGCTATCTTTTCGGAAACATTTCAGATAACCCGATGCAGGGTATTATGAAGATCAGAGAAGTGGTGGAGAAGAATCCGGGTAATGTATTTGGACAAATGATGCTTGGATTAGGCAGTAAGAAAAGCGGTCAGTATGATAAAGCCATCGAACGTTTTCTGAATGTATTGAAAGTAGATCCTGAAAATTTGGATGCCATTTTCAATTTGGCTGAGTCTTATGATATTCATAATGAAAAGGCCAATGCGATCAAATGGTATGAGGAAGCAAAGAAAAGAGTGGCGATACCGGAAGCTAAGCAAGCGCTGGAAAAAAGGATCGCTGAACTGAAACGATAA
- a CDS encoding HU family DNA-binding protein encodes MRKSDLINQISDKTGIPKVDVLVTLETMFKEVKESLSNGQNIYIRGFGSFITKKRAAKIGRNIKKNVAVEIPEHYIPAFKPAKEFVSEVKSKRKSD; translated from the coding sequence ATGAGAAAGTCAGATCTCATCAACCAGATTTCCGATAAAACGGGTATACCGAAAGTGGATGTACTGGTCACGCTGGAAACCATGTTCAAAGAAGTAAAGGAGAGCCTCTCCAACGGACAAAATATTTATATCCGTGGCTTTGGCAGTTTTATTACAAAAAAGCGTGCCGCCAAGATTGGTCGCAATATCAAGAAAAATGTAGCCGTAGAAATACCTGAACACTATATTCCTGCCTTTAAGCCGGCAAAAGAATTTGTGAGTGAAGTAAAAAGCAAACGGAAGTCGGACTAA
- the mutY gene encoding A/G-specific adenine glycosylase produces the protein MKKSFTSILMDWHRHQNDREMPWKGEKKPYRIWLSEIILQQTRVEQGMAYYHRLVEQYPTIQDLAQAPDQQVFKLWEGLGYYNRCRNLLYTAREIVEKRNGIFPSTYEDLLSLKGVGPYTAAAIASFAYNLPYAVVDGNVFRVLARYLGIDTATDSTEGKKIFDDLAYEMLDKKEPALYNQAIMDFGATVCKPMAPRCSACPLQHGCAALATGKVNQLPVKEKTLQRKTRYFNYFILQYRQKIWIQQRTAKDIWQHLFEFYLVETEKQLRWDTSLIQNYLKDQLNIYDARIGKISQPVVQQLTHQQIKGQFIHIELSQKPASIKTGDWKNTVQIQELAFPKLITSYLKHLKS, from the coding sequence ATGAAAAAATCTTTTACCTCGATATTAATGGACTGGCACCGGCATCAAAATGACCGGGAAATGCCTTGGAAGGGAGAAAAAAAACCTTACAGAATCTGGTTGAGTGAGATCATTCTACAGCAAACTCGTGTTGAACAGGGGATGGCGTATTACCATCGATTAGTTGAACAATATCCTACGATACAGGATCTTGCCCAAGCGCCCGATCAACAGGTATTTAAATTATGGGAAGGTTTGGGTTATTATAATAGATGCCGAAATCTCCTATATACAGCCAGAGAAATTGTAGAAAAGCGAAACGGAATTTTCCCTTCTACTTATGAAGACCTCCTCTCATTAAAAGGGGTTGGTCCATATACAGCGGCTGCCATTGCTTCATTTGCTTATAACTTACCGTACGCTGTAGTAGATGGGAATGTATTTCGGGTATTGGCCCGTTATCTGGGTATTGATACAGCTACTGATAGTACTGAAGGCAAGAAAATATTCGACGACCTGGCTTACGAGATGCTGGATAAAAAAGAACCGGCTTTGTATAATCAGGCAATCATGGACTTTGGCGCCACCGTTTGCAAACCCATGGCCCCACGCTGTTCTGCCTGTCCGCTTCAACATGGTTGCGCAGCTTTGGCAACAGGTAAAGTGAATCAACTCCCTGTCAAGGAAAAAACATTACAGAGAAAAACGAGATACTTTAACTATTTCATCCTGCAATACCGGCAAAAGATTTGGATACAACAAAGAACTGCAAAGGATATTTGGCAACACTTATTTGAATTTTATCTCGTAGAAACAGAAAAACAGCTTCGTTGGGATACGTCATTGATCCAAAACTACCTAAAGGATCAGTTGAATATCTATGATGCAAGGATTGGAAAGATCTCGCAGCCAGTTGTACAGCAATTGACCCATCAACAAATCAAAGGGCAATTCATACATATAGAATTGAGTCAAAAGCCCGCCTCCATAAAGACCGGGGACTGGAAAAATACAGTCCAGATACAGGAATTGGCGTTTCCTAAGCTCATCACATCATACCTGAAACATTTAAAATCCTAA
- the ssb gene encoding single-stranded DNA-binding protein, protein MRGVNRVMLIGNLGKDPDVQHLEGNIAVAKFPLATTETYKDRSGKLISQTEWHTVVLWRGLAELAQKYLHKGSLIYVEGRLRTRSWEDKEGNKKFATEVVGDNLIMLDKRGDGSGGHVSGDGIEGYTGDDIPPLSDPGESLPF, encoded by the coding sequence ATGAGAGGTGTTAACAGAGTGATGCTCATTGGAAATCTTGGGAAAGACCCTGATGTTCAACATTTAGAAGGTAATATTGCTGTAGCCAAGTTCCCACTTGCCACTACCGAAACGTACAAAGACCGCTCGGGAAAACTGATCTCCCAAACCGAATGGCATACCGTTGTTCTGTGGCGCGGACTGGCGGAATTGGCACAAAAATATTTGCACAAAGGCAGTTTGATCTATGTAGAAGGTCGTTTACGTACCCGTAGCTGGGAAGATAAAGAAGGCAATAAAAAATTTGCTACAGAAGTGGTGGGTGATAACCTGATCATGCTGGATAAACGAGGTGATGGTTCCGGCGGACATGTTTCCGGAGATGGAATTGAAGGTTATACAGGTGATGATATACCCCCATTATCTGATCCAGGAGAATCATTGCCCTTTTGA
- the gldE gene encoding gliding motility-associated protein GldE gives MDYHSVLNAQLLSAIHPQGTTVLVMILVVLLFLSFVLSGSEVAFFSLTYKDINNLKSKQIPSYKRIVDLLEQPKTLLASLLIANSFINISIIIISNLLIDNMFNFEQFNAVWVEFLIKVLAVSFLLVLFGEVMPKVLATQNNIRFAKDFGGVVQGVAYTFAGMSKWLVKYSDIIEKKLASKTGSAYSLEELDHAIDLTTNETASENEKNILKGIVKFSNISVKQIMKTRMDVHGVEYGTSFGALIEMVKDLNYSRLPVYKEDLDEVLGMIHTKDLLPHLHEYNDYNWHALMRPPFFVHEQKPIEDLLQEFQQKRIHFAVVVDEFGGTSGIVTLEDILEEVIGEIKDEFDEEDSGFKKIDDNNYIFEGRTMIHDACKIMDIPAETFDEVKGESDSLAGLVLEIAGDIPKAGAILLSGDFEFTVLELEKNRIQKIKLTIKRELVGG, from the coding sequence TTGGATTATCACTCGGTATTGAATGCCCAACTTTTATCAGCCATTCATCCACAAGGCACAACGGTACTTGTGATGATACTTGTTGTTTTACTTTTTCTTTCTTTTGTTTTGTCAGGATCTGAAGTGGCTTTCTTTTCGCTTACTTATAAAGACATCAATAACTTAAAATCGAAACAGATCCCCTCTTACAAGAGAATTGTAGATCTGTTGGAACAGCCTAAAACTTTATTGGCTTCTTTATTGATCGCTAATAGTTTTATTAATATCTCTATCATCATCATATCAAATCTGCTCATTGATAACATGTTCAATTTTGAGCAATTCAATGCAGTATGGGTAGAGTTCCTCATCAAGGTTTTAGCAGTATCATTTTTATTGGTACTCTTCGGTGAAGTAATGCCGAAAGTATTGGCCACACAAAACAATATTCGTTTCGCCAAAGACTTTGGGGGTGTAGTACAAGGTGTTGCTTACACATTTGCCGGAATGAGCAAATGGCTGGTAAAATATTCTGATATCATCGAAAAAAAATTAGCCAGCAAAACCGGAAGTGCATATAGCCTGGAAGAACTGGATCATGCCATCGATCTAACTACCAATGAAACCGCTTCTGAAAATGAAAAAAATATACTCAAGGGTATCGTCAAGTTCAGTAATATTTCGGTGAAACAGATCATGAAAACGCGGATGGATGTTCATGGCGTAGAATATGGAACTTCATTTGGAGCACTGATCGAAATGGTCAAAGATTTGAACTACAGCAGATTGCCGGTATACAAAGAAGACCTGGATGAAGTGCTTGGTATGATCCATACCAAAGATCTATTGCCACATCTACACGAGTACAATGATTACAATTGGCACGCGTTAATGCGTCCACCTTTTTTTGTACATGAGCAAAAACCTATTGAAGATCTGTTACAGGAATTTCAACAGAAAAGAATCCACTTCGCTGTAGTTGTAGATGAATTTGGGGGCACCAGCGGTATCGTAACCTTGGAAGATATTCTGGAAGAAGTAATCGGTGAGATCAAAGATGAATTTGATGAAGAAGATAGCGGGTTTAAAAAGATAGATGACAATAACTATATTTTCGAAGGTCGTACCATGATCCATGACGCTTGTAAGATCATGGACATACCCGCAGAAACATTTGATGAAGTAAAAGGAGAAAGTGATTCACTCGCCGGACTCGTACTCGAGATCGCCGGAGATATTCCGAAAGCAGGTGCCATATTATTAAGTGGAGACTTTGAATTCACCGTTCTGGAACTTGAAAAGAATAGGATCCAAAAGATCAAACTCACGATCAAGAGAGAGTTGGTTGGGGGATAA